CTGCAGGGCAAAGAATTAGAATATGGCCTGCTAATGCGTGAACTTGGTTAAGCTAACACGGCTTTATCGCCTTGGTCGTTAACAGCAGCGCAGATTGATTAAAAATGCCGCACAGTGAATACACTGCGCGGCATTTTTTGTGGCGCATTCAAAAAAATATTTAACCAATTATTGCTGTGAGTATTGTCCATGCATTGGCTGGCAGTGTTGGTGTTGTTTTAACTATCCCCTTTACCGCTTGGTTAGCTAACTGGATTTTTTCAGAAGCACCTCAAGGCACTTAACATCGCTATCATAGAGCTTTGAGTCATTCAAAGCTCTTTTTGATCAACTCGACAACCACGCAAACATTCTTAAATCTTCGCCTGTAATCCACATTGAGAATTGCTATAAAAATTACTCTATTTTACAAAAACTACGGCCACTCTGCATTTTGCCTATCTTTTAAATCAAGTCTTTTCCAACTATTAGAATACTTATTGGCAAGGCCAATATTTGAAACAAATCGATAAGGACCGCTAGGTGTCATTCTGATAGACAACATTGGCTGATCAGCACACTCTGCATAAATTCCATCATAATCAATATAAAAATCAAAATAGCTAGTCTGCACAAGCGCATGTTCAAAAGGGAGCGAGCTTAACGAAACAATGAATTTTAAATCATCAGATGAAGTACGATAAGCTTCATTCCGAACAAAAGAATCTCTAAGCTTTTTATGCTTAAACTCTCGATAATTAATCAATATTTTGGAAATATTATGTTCAGATCGATTATCTAGGTATACCTTACTGTTCTCCAAAACTGTTCTGATTGTCGGATTAAATTTTGTTTTAACATAGGCCAAAGATTTATTAGTATTCGCAAGGCATAAACTGGCAGAAGGCAGCTTGTCGATTTTGAAAAAGCCCAAATATGGCGATTGGTAAGATAAAAAATCGAAATCATAACATCTTATATTAGGCATACCATTACTTTCTAGGACTTCTGAGAACTCAACATCTTTCGACTTATCTTGACTAAACAGCGGTGATCCTGGCTTGGCAGGAAATGCCGAAGGATCGATTGGAAAAATGGATTGCACCCAGTTTGCATCGAGATAAAAACCGCCATATTTATATAAAACAATCATTCTTAGCAGGTTAGATGCTATCGCAAACTCTCTGAATTTAATTAGCAGCCTAGAATAATCAATTAATTCATTAATCAACTTAAAATCTGAATGACTTCTATCGACTACATATAAACTGCAAACATCTCTCAAATTAAAGCGCGCAAGCGTCCCAATACTTTTCTGATGTAACATGGCAGAATTATCGGTCCAAAGATAAAATACTGGCTGCGAGAAACTCATATTTTTAGCAACTGTTAAATTTGCTGCAGCCATAAAAACCAGCTGATCTTCCGAGGCCTTTCCGCCGACCCAAATACGATGAACACACTGATCAGAAGGTAAGGCAACTATACTTGGCGTTATCGGATTTTGTTTTACCAAAATAGTTATTAGCTCACAATAAACGCGTCGGGCAGTTATTACTAAATGGGTTAATCTTTCATCTTCTGGACTTGTTGTTAAAACAACATTACAAAACTGTGAAAATGGAATTTTATTTTTAATATCAATATTCAAAGCACTACATACAAACCAAGTGACCATATTGATTTTCAATTGGTAATCTTCTTTGTATACTGAATTCAACGCTATATATAGGTATTCTTTCAATTTCTCAAGGATTTCTATCGGAGCTGAACAATGTACTCTTTGTAGTTCTATTGCCTGCGATTGCATTAACTGCAAAGTAGTATCGATTGTTTCTTTTATCATTGAACCTCAACCTTTTTTTATTTCTTAACCTGACATTCTTTTAGTCATCTCAAACACACAAAATATCAGGTTCATTCACGCATCTTGCAAAGTTCGATGCCAAGCTATTCACAGAATAGATCAATCACTTTGGCCTTGTGCAAATTACCGCAACAATTATTTTATCTTAAAAAAATATGTTTATAGCCACTCTGCATGGATCCTGCTTTTCAGGTCTGCTTTTTTCCAGCTAGCAGAGCGCTTCTTGGATAAACCATAAATACTATGAAATTCATATAATGGATGGTTTTGATAAACCATACTGAATGATGGGTTGCAATCAAGCGCAAGAAACAAATACCTTGTATCGTGCAATTGAAAACTGCAGTAGCCCTCTGTAACTAGCGAATAATCAAAAGCCACACGACTAATCCAACCGATAAAAGCTAAATCACCGTCTTTTTCAACATATTGTTGTCCAGAATAAAACACATCATGGAGCACTACATGCTTTGTGTGTCTATAGCGCCTCAAGGCTTCTCCTATTGCTCCTTTGTAGCGATTGCGAATAATATGTAGACTGCGTTTCAGAATAACTTCAATCAAAGGATGCTTTTTTACAGGGACGTGCACCATTGTTTTGTTAATCGCCTCTTTCGCCACATAAAATTCGTCGTTTTCCGTTTTAATAAGAGCATCAAACCCTACTCCTCCCATAGCATAGGACAAGTTTATTTCATAAGATGCTATGCAGTTATTTTCA
This sequence is a window from Pelagibaculum spongiae. Protein-coding genes within it:
- a CDS encoding glycosyltransferase; this translates as MIKETIDTTLQLMQSQAIELQRVHCSAPIEILEKLKEYLYIALNSVYKEDYQLKINMVTWFVCSALNIDIKNKIPFSQFCNVVLTTSPEDERLTHLVITARRVYCELITILVKQNPITPSIVALPSDQCVHRIWVGGKASEDQLVFMAAANLTVAKNMSFSQPVFYLWTDNSAMLHQKSIGTLARFNLRDVCSLYVVDRSHSDFKLINELIDYSRLLIKFREFAIASNLLRMIVLYKYGGFYLDANWVQSIFPIDPSAFPAKPGSPLFSQDKSKDVEFSEVLESNGMPNIRCYDFDFLSYQSPYLGFFKIDKLPSASLCLANTNKSLAYVKTKFNPTIRTVLENSKVYLDNRSEHNISKILINYREFKHKKLRDSFVRNEAYRTSSDDLKFIVSLSSLPFEHALVQTSYFDFYIDYDGIYAECADQPMLSIRMTPSGPYRFVSNIGLANKYSNSWKRLDLKDRQNAEWP